From one Rhodovulum sp. ES.010 genomic stretch:
- a CDS encoding Phasin, with product MADTQDFTKMMQDMMSSFSMDPSAMQDAFKTQAALAEKMSKVALEAAEKSTEISAKWTKDTLSRFGEVATIKEEPTEYGKAMTDFASASAEMAAENMAAFAEVAKKVQMETVELMLAAGKDFSQDATSAMKKATTKAASTAKKATAAAS from the coding sequence ATGGCCGATACGCAAGACTTCACCAAGATGATGCAAGACATGATGTCGTCGTTCTCGATGGACCCGAGCGCGATGCAGGATGCCTTCAAGACCCAGGCCGCGCTGGCCGAGAAGATGTCGAAGGTCGCCCTCGAGGCTGCCGAGAAATCGACCGAGATTTCCGCCAAGTGGACGAAGGACACCCTGTCGAGGTTCGGCGAGGTGGCCACCATCAAGGAAGAGCCGACCGAATACGGCAAGGCGATGACCGACTTCGCCTCGGCCTCCGCCGAAATGGCCGCCGAGAACATGGCCGCCTTCGCCGAGGTCGCCAAGAAGGTGCAGATGGAAACCGTCGAGCTGATGCTGGCCGCCGGCAAGGACTTCAGCCAGGACGCCACCTCGGCGATGAAGAAGGCCACCACCAAGGCCGCCAGCACCGCCAAGAAGGCGACCGCCGCGGCGAGCTGA
- the phaR gene encoding polyhydroxyalkanoate synthesis repressor PhaR yields MTDAKPPLLIKRYASRRLYNTETSDYVTLEDIAKVIREGREVQIVDLKSGDDLTRQYLLQIIAEHEAKGESVLPINVLTDLVRSYTTSAHSIVPQFLAQSFEMLRESQSKMMENMGRMNPMAVAAMPGFEAMKVQQEAFLKAMTGGWAAGSAPSPDADAGEDAPDRDELIEIRKQLAELQEKLSKLNE; encoded by the coding sequence GTGACCGACGCGAAACCGCCGTTGCTGATCAAGCGCTATGCCAGCCGCCGTCTCTACAACACCGAGACGAGCGACTACGTCACGCTGGAGGACATCGCCAAGGTCATCCGCGAGGGGCGCGAGGTGCAGATCGTCGACCTGAAAAGCGGCGACGACCTGACTCGGCAATACCTGCTGCAGATCATCGCCGAGCACGAGGCCAAGGGCGAGAGCGTGCTGCCGATCAACGTGCTCACCGACCTGGTGCGCAGCTACACGACCTCGGCCCATTCGATCGTGCCGCAATTCCTGGCCCAGAGCTTCGAGATGCTGCGCGAGAGCCAGTCCAAGATGATGGAGAACATGGGCCGCATGAACCCGATGGCGGTGGCCGCGATGCCGGGCTTCGAGGCGATGAAGGTGCAGCAGGAAGCGTTCCTGAAGGCGATGACCGGCGGCTGGGCGGCCGGGTCCGCCCCCTCTCCCGACGCGGACGCGGGCGAGGATGCGCCGGACCGGGACGAACTCATCGAGATCCGCAAGCAGCTTGCCGAGTTGCAGGAAAAGCTGTCGAAGCTGAACGAGTGA